The Juglans microcarpa x Juglans regia isolate MS1-56 unplaced genomic scaffold, Jm3101_v1.0 JmScfU0073, whole genome shotgun sequence genome segment CTTCAATACCAAACTCCTTCTCTTGACCCATCAAATTTTGCCTTGTTCATGCCCAAATCCAATACTTCACAAGCCACCAGATATCTTTCTTGCAATGGTTCAcaacaatttcaaaagaaaaataaaaaatgtcaaagcatacaactttccATGAAATGGACCTAACAAACCTTCTAGAGTGCGCCTTTAAAATATCAGCAACACTCCAATAGCAACACCAGCAAACCTCCATGCCAAATCTATGGAAAAAACCAATCACACAACTTGATAGCTTCCATAGGATGGACTACTCCAACCAAGGTTGACATCCTCCATCCCAACTTGCTGCTATGGTGGCTCACAATAATCGAGAGCTGGAAAAACAAACTTGGTATGTTGATAGTGGTGCAAATGCTCACATCATGAATGATTTGGAAAAACTAAATCTACAACAACCTTTCCAAGGCAATGATACAGAGCAGGGCTTCAGATTCAAAATACTGGTTATCAATTTTCCTTTCATCTACCTCTCAATTCCAACTTAGAAATGTGTTTGCATTGCCCAAAGACCTCGGCTCATATTTTATCCATCCATAAGTCTTGTTTTGATAATGATTGCCACTTTAATACTAACATCTACACATTTTTTTGTAAAGAACAATTAGACGAAGGCAACCTCTTGGAAGGCAAAGTTTGAAAATGGGTTGTATCCCTTTGTGGATTCAAGGATCTTCACTCAAAAATAAACATGCTCTTACTATTGTTATAGGCTTAAGGACCACAATTCCTACGTGGCATTTTAGACTAAGACATCTATCATTTGTACTAGTATCTTGAATAATAAAAGAGCATCAATTACCTGTTTCTCCAGACAATAATAATGAGCATCCATTTTGTGATTATTGTCAACTTGACAAAGGCAAAAAACTTCCTTTCTCTCATTCATCTCGAATTCTACTGCACCCTTAGAACTCATTCACACAGATTTATGGACATCTCATGTTCCATCTGTAAGTGCTTGTAgatattacataattttttgtgGATGACTTCTCAAGATATACATGGTTTTATCCCCTGCACTCAAAGGCTGAAACCTATGAGTGCCTTATCAAATTTAATGTACTTGTAAAAATTCAATTCTCCTGCAAAATCAAGAAGTTGCAATCTGATGGAGGAGGTCAATTCTCCTCACTTTGTTTTCAATCATTTCTAACTCAAAATGAAATTGTGCATCGAAAGTCATGTCGATATACCTCACAACAGAAAGAGTTGGCTGAGAGAAAACTCAAATATATCCTTGAGTTTACCAGTTGAGATCTACCTTAAGATTTTCTATTTCTTGGATTACCACAATCTTGCAATTGCACAACAAGGTTCgtaactttttaagttttttgtcTCATTTCCAAATTTCTTTACCACCAAGCATCGCTTTGGATTTATCTTTTTGTGCGTTGGATATTTGGATTGGATCTTAAACGGGTTCTGAGAATTAAGCTCGagttttacttatttttcttctcatttaaTGCTATGTTGTGCATTgagttcttattttctttctcatcatttattttttctttccctttcatGATGAGAATTGTTAACTGTCGACGATACGTTGCAATCTGTCATTGATTTACCCTTTGATTGAATGGTAAGAGTAGATCTGAGTCTAAGAGTTTTTTGTTGCTAATAGTGCTTAAAAAAACGAATCATGTTCATGGCCGATTGACCTCATGCAGTTCCAAAATTGACACATGAGGCTAATTTCTgaattgataaaacaaatacTGAAAGCCAGATTACGAATCCAGATACCAGATGCAGGAATTTGGCTAGTTCAGGTCGAAGCTTTTCAGTTTCCATAAGAgtatagtttttaaattctttcatttttcaaaaataaaaaagaatataaaaagaaagttttCATTGTTGTAACTTATGCAGTTATGAAACTTTCATATTCGTATTTTGAGGAGGCTAGACCTACTATAATTGTTGTAGGGTTTCAATGTCATTGTTGACATTTCTTTGTTATTGATGATAAAGTGGAAGCATGAtgagaatgaaatataaaatgttgttaaaagCATGATGACATTTCTATGATTAATGATTATGTCGGCAATATAATCTTCAACAAAATGTTAGACGCAATTCTTCTTAAAACTTCCTATTTAAGATATTAAAGGCTTCCCCCTTATTTGctgcttttcctttttcttattgATTCGCAgcttgaattattatttttaatctgtTATGGACATGGGTATTTGCTCTTGTAAAGTTTGCCGGAAGTGGAAGGTCCTGGCTGCAGACAACAATCTATGGTCTAGCCTATTCGGGAGAGATGGGGAGGAGATCATGCTGTGTTCTATACCCTATTGGTTCATAATCGTGGAAATATGTATATGAGGTTCAAGATTGTTGTCATCGAGTTGGATTGTAGGTTAATATGTTCAATTTGTTGCAGACTTCAATACCTTCAAACTTCATTCTCGCCAACCCTTTGCATGTGGGTTCAAGGAGACAAAGAAAAGTGACAACTGGTTGTACTCGAAATACCAAAAGAGAGTTCAATGGTGAAGGATCAGAAGAAGAGCAATCCTCTAGAGGGATTTTggacaaaatactttttttcattGGGAATTTGGAAGTTGCCTCTACAGATGCAAAGCGTGGCCGGGTGCTATAAAGGTATCTCAAGGCATcgattcataaataatttattgtataatCTCTGTATGTATTCTATACTCAGAAACTTAGTCGTAGGAGTGATTTGAATAATCAGTTTGGGTGGTAAATTGGTAAGGGAATATCGATATTCTATTCATTTCCATTAACATTTTCaataaacataattttcatTAACATCTTATGTCTCTTACCCCAAGTTGTATACATTTGTGCGTgtgtgtattttgtttggacCATACAGAGTACTGGAAAATGCAACGGCAAATGAAGTACATGTTTGTTGTCAAATCAATATTGGCAGTGATGGAATCAGGATTTTGTATCAATCGGCAAAGTCTAactaagaataaataaattaacatgattgaTGTATTTTTGGGGGAAAATCTCTTATTTCCATGAAGCAGTGAATGATATTTTTAGTCAAGCATCGCAcactttttttgttaaaaatgagcaaatatgaaattcatataaaagaaattaattttttaataataaattttacttttttttaaaaggagtacaTGACACTTGTACAATTcataactgtatctaatattactcgcCATCTTTTGCATGGATCAACTCTAATTTATTACTcagaaatataaattataaatgggAGTAGACgaaaaaaacaacaaactaGTAGCATAGAAGGTCTCATATTAATACTCGGCCCCAAAATATTAATCCCGTGTCAACAGAGGAGGAATCCCTTCCGCCCCTGATCTTTCTAGCTTACTCTCTGCCCAATAAACTCAAGAAATTTTTGCAATCAGACTCATTGGTGAATGGATTGCTGCAGGGGAGCCAACAGGAGTGCAACAACTACAACTACAACAGCAGGTGCTTCTAGCCTTCTACTACACAAAAGGACTGCAAAGTGCAATTCCCACCCACATGTATAGCTAACCAAGACTGGCCGCAATGGGGGGTGGCGGTGATATGAAAAACCAGCTGACTGGAGAGAGGAAGGATTTCCCTCGAGTGTGTACGTAGCGGATGCATGTCTTAtatccagttttttttttttttttcttttttttttaaggagggAATGGGAGGCGTTTACCTCCTAGTGATCTTCATTTGGACCTTTATATAGTTGGCAGAAGATCTATAATCAAATTTAATCTGCCATGGGGAGCTTCTTAGTGTTCATTCCACCCACTTATGAATCCAAGACcaaaatttttctctcttttccataAATCTATCtacagagaaagaaagaaatattataattgaatgTGTTAAATCCATCTACAAATCGTTTTAAGCCAAAAACGAGAACATTAAAAGCATCAAGTCACAAGTGCAGTTCATCCCATTACAAAAGTAGACCTTCCCTCCCCAGAAGAATATTTGAAGATATAACTAATACACTACCATGTTGATTTAGTGACGGCCGAAAAAACAATTTAAGCAGAGATTAAATAACCACTCCCCTTGCCCTCTACCTTTGCTGGGCAGACCACTATCAATCTTATACAATATAGACTTTCGTATTAAAATGAACCATCAATCAAACAATATGACGGATGAACCCGGTGGCAGTTTTTGACCTCCCAAGATTTCCTAGTTGTCTGTCAGCTCAACATCAATTAGATGTTTAATGGTTCAGCTTCAGTATCCCTTTCCTTCAACGATGACCAATCTTCTGTTTCTGTAACAAATGCATACATAGTAGCAATTTATAAAGCATAAACATAATTGGCCATCCGATGATTCAGGTTATTAGTAACGAGCATAATATTGGACAATTTCCTTACATGTTTCTGCTCCATACAACATAAGCTAGAATCAAGTATAGTTCAGTCCATTTCTAAAGATGAATAAAAGTTGTAAGAATATAGTTCAAGGATTATACTTGGCTTCTCGGCAATCACCATGAGCCGCCTCTGCAAGATACATGCCAGCAGGAGGAAAATTGAGCACATGCCAAACATAACCGTGATGGGGAACGCATTAACCTTCAAAGATGAACCAAAAGATCTAGTTAGTGTCAGAACATGGGAGCGGTTGGGTATGAAAGGGggggtgggagagagagagagatcagtaaCAAATCTAGagagtcattttaaaaaaaatctgtaaaaacagaaattttaagggtctttttttgttatttttttaaaatggcccaccgaaaaatatttaattcaacttgGACCCCCCTTAAGCTTCAGTCCTAGCTTTGTCccccaagagagagagagtggttcTTTATCTCTGGCCTGGAGAGGTTTGTTCATTGAAGATTTCCCATATACACCCAAAGTATCTGCTGTATAAATGCTCTAAGAGGAGGGCCCGAAATGGGTTGGATTTGGTTATGTTTGCTTAGCTGGACATCATGTAACAACGATGTTACTCCAACCAAGGCAGAGTTTCAAATAAAGTGGTTTTAATTGGATTCGTGCCCGAACATCAGCACATATCAAAATGGGGTGGGGGGCATGTCCAGCTATCTACACATTCCCACATTCCAAAGccaataaattcacaaaattcaagaaatatattAGTGTTTAAAGGAGTGCAACATACATTGTACAGCAACAATGCACACAAAAATATTGAGAGGAATACGGAAGAAGTTCATGATGGTGCTCCTGGCCTCCTCAGGAATGTACTGGGACCTCATTTTCATGATGGATGGCCAGAATATTCCCACACAAGCTTCAAAAGCACAGAAGCCAAGAAGTTGAATACAGCCTGAAAATGAGATGCTTCCACCTTTCACCTTCGAAGGTGCAACCAAGAACTGTTCCAAATACTGATGTTAGAAGATGCGAGAAAGAACATAAGATAATATCAAACACCAAAGAGGCGTGATGGAAACACAACATACGGTGGTTAGAATGGGAAGCAGGAGAGAAGCGGCAGAGACTGTAAAAACAATCTGCATGTAGCTTTCTACTCTGGGTGATGATTGGGCCATCAACCGAGATGCAAGGGAGCTTCCCAACATTGAAGCCAGCATAAATGTCGCAAAGATGAAACCATGAGGGATGTCCTCTTCATTTGGGCTCAAAGCCGGAGTCCATAGAAACACAAAAGTGTACATTGAACCTTCGAACAGTGACTGTATTGCACCAAGCAATGCAATTTTCTCATCTGAATCCCAGAAAAAGTAATGATTAATGGGGGCATAAAAATGAAGCAcggcaaaagaaaataaaattagagaacAAAGATAAATACACGACGAGGATCAAAGAAGAACTTGCAAAGCAATATCTTGGGTCCAAGAGAAAGCAAGCATTTTGTTCAAGTCCTCATAAAATGCATACCCATGCAGAACAAAACCATGAGAAAAAACAGCAAGCTAATTGCTTTCAGGTTGCCACATCGTACAGGACCATCCCATCACATGTTTCATGATCAAAgtataatgatattttaaacaAGATTTCAGTTGTGGCATACTTAATCGTTAAGTGGAACTGGATGACGAATCCATTCCATGCATGCACTGAAGATATGCAATCTCGAAGGTTTCTGTTGAAGTATTTTATAGGCTTCGGtagtatttaaaagaataaaatgaatgcATAGTGAAAATTGGTATTCTACCAGAAGCAATGGCCACAGCAGCACCCCTGAATTGGGTAAGCAAGTCCTTGCTCTCGGAAGGATCTCCATAGTTCTCTGTCCATGATGATAAAATGACAGCCATACCAATGGCAAGAAAGCAAGAAGCAGCATCGAAGGGTGCCACGGGGCCAAGAGCCAAGGAATCAACAAGTAAATTACCAAACAATCCAGCAACAATGGCAACCAAACCATTGCCAAGAAATATAGCCTTTGAGAATGTGATTGACAACCATTGTTGTTCAAAACCCCTCTGCACATATGGGGAAAAACGCAATTAAGATTCATTAATATGAGGAGATAAAGGTCAGAGGAGAGATATCAATATCCAGCGTTGATTATACATGAAGTTCCGAAGACAGTGAAAAATGCAATAAACTCAGAACTATATGCTTTACATGCCTAAAAATGATTCAGGAAGTAGGAATAGGAGAATACAAAGAATGGAAGTGGAACACCATGCTGAAAACGTGGTATAAAAAAGTGCTTCCAAATaactaaaatttttatacataaaCCTAAAGAAAAGTCATCCTAAAGTTCAAATTATGTACAGAACGATGCAGTTAATATTTCTGGTTCTACGTTTAGACAACCAGGACAGTAAGCAGCCTTTCCTTTTTTTACTCTCTTGATTTCTTGCTTCCCTTCTTCACAGTGTTGttactattttttcttatagatTTTTAGGGGACATGGaaggttaaaataattttctgtggCATAATTATAATTGCATAAATGTATAGTTATCtgacataattttttcttttatgaataagaaatttttttgagacaagTAGCAAGGCAAAGCCATTATCTGACATAATTAATTGCATGGGATTGGTCAAGATTTAattattgtgtttatttattCCTGTTTTGGGTATTTTACTGCTCGGTACTTAATCTGGCCAGACATTTGGCTTAACTCAAGAGATGAAACaaatgcttatataaaaaacaaatgtcaaaattaaattgaaatatataagaaatatttttgcacCTGGACCCCCATGCCACCTGCAGGAGGGCAGGATAAATTGATCTAATTAATAAATCtttggaaaattaaaattagttatgCTGATTGGTCAGCCAATTATAACTCTCATCCATAAGACCCGGAGGCTTCAACTACACAGGTTCTCCCTTAGGTTATTAATCACAATCAAGCATAAAGAGACTATGATGGC includes the following:
- the LOC121245591 gene encoding LOW QUALITY PROTEIN: molybdate-anion transporter-like (The sequence of the model RefSeq protein was modified relative to this genomic sequence to represent the inferred CDS: deleted 1 base in 1 codon); its protein translation is MEMFYYLVFGGLGAVVAALELSKNKDRVNTSPAFSSFKNNYLLVYSLMMAGDWLQGPYVYYLYSQYGFGKGEIGQLFIAGFGSSMLFGTIVGSLADKQGRKRACVTYCITYILSCITKHFPQYKVLMVGRILGGIATSLLFSAFESWLVAEHNKRGFEQQWLSITFSKAIFLGNGLVAIVAGLFGNLLVDSLALGPVAPFDAASCFLAIGMAVILSSWTENYGDPSESKDLLTQFRGAAVAIASDEKIALLGAIQSLFEGSMYTFVFLWTPALSPNEEDIPHGFIFATFMLASMLGSSLASRLMAQSSPRVESYMQIVFTVSAASLLLPILTTFLVAPSKVKGGSISFSGCIQLLGFCAFEACVGIFWPSIMKMRSQYIPEEARSTIMNFFRIPLNIFVCIVLYNVNAFPITVMFGMCSIFLLLACILQRRLMVIAEKPKTEDWSSLKERDTEAEPLNI